The proteins below come from a single Cannabis sativa cultivar Pink pepper isolate KNU-18-1 chromosome 3, ASM2916894v1, whole genome shotgun sequence genomic window:
- the LOC115709867 gene encoding uncharacterized protein LOC115709867 isoform X1, with translation MGNKKRNLAARPKQSPAASPAAVTKQVVDGAAGTADGLSPDELEPTLSPDTPNPVSESKIVSPKSVESDASSEANVRLECDRALMALRRGNHTKALRLTKELCQRYEKSAHLAIVYRVQSTVCSKMASVIEDQNVKYRHLRRAIESARRAVELSPNSIEFGHFYANLMFESANEAKEYEEVVRECERLLAIENPVDPAKESSQEDSQEKLSTPEARIGNVQNEIRQLIQKSNIASISSWMKNLGNGDDKFRLIPIRRMTEDPMEGRLPPARRPNEIKKATKTQEERRKEIEVRVAAARLLQQKSEVPQLEIDGDKTDKGLDSLPASGQRTGDRRKSSNTRKSQSCAENRDFVRSFWNTTSIDKKRDLLKVGILDIKSHFAWLKDGLANDVLLEALSFTETNSGRKWSVRVCCRCNERFADSDSHLHHITKEHVASLLPKLRSMLPEEVNNEWIEMLHKCSWKPVDVSAAVEMVQNQTKCKDSEFVKDCTLGKNMGDSSSEKGNQKDSHCISAAESGIHEKVTNIESGQCPEANGSMAHSSIADSWPVSDDSERAKLLERISALFEVLVRNKCLATSHLKWVTQFAFDELQKMNIGFQLLNNGVMQTPMCICFLGVSELQKMLNVLQDLSHSCGLGRNSEKSSIMDEANIGSKCLEIKELLVLSADASFVVLDECLLSDESTHVSSHHDATGKASAGASAVVSNVNDSDLNDTSAFLSWIYAGPTSGEELASWMRVKEEKASEGMEILQMIEKEFYQLQSLCEQKCEHLSYEEALQAVENLCAEENRKRNDSRDYVHQSFDSILKQRREELESDNDGLTLRSRFELDAILNIIKEVEAPNVNEFGYEETYSGLTSQLCDLESGEDYLLRVESCIEASIRRHKEHIQVELSKTDAKLMRNVNIMEQLKLKLGSIAVHDYHSILLPLVKSYLRAHLEKLAQKDATEKSDAAREAFLAELALDDSKKVVRGGNDNSRHTQEKTKDKKKNKESRKAKHSKVTGVSEPRIHDDEIDNPVPLPVACEVAYDADHPTSEVIVSVDGDSLKQQEEELRRRIELEAEERKLEETLEFQRRMENEAKQRHLAEQHKKETYHEKVEEAMHDASLKFDSVDLDASEQSKPSMQEHLASKSEDVLTPHHSTSPTALCTQMSRDNQAKVGQGGLANEGITGDGFLPSERRRRARKQKSSVKVSDGKHQFSSSPRESAEVGSSLTEGGLKEVHSSSIMSAPGDDEAKSLGHLQAEDDFEERFHADIEKAMRQSLGKSAPGDDEAKSLGHLQAEDDFEERFHADMKKAKRQSLDIFEARKKLPSVSTSSKMLQMTSGEVDSGGGVPNDDQVDNVIEDNKVGAGLKNEVGEYNCFLNVIIQSLWHIRRFRDEFLQKTSEHVHIGDPCVVCALYEIFSALNVASIDSWKEAVAPTSLRIALSNLFPDSNFFQEAQMNDASEVLGVIFDCLHRSFTPASSISDTKSVVNSWEGSWDCVRNTCIVHSIFGMNISESMDCYNCGVGSKFLKYTTFFHNINASALRTMKVMCAESSFQELLKFVELNHQSPCDAEAGGCGKLNYINHILSSPPHVFTAVLGWQNTSESVDDIRATLSALNTDIDISAIYRGIGLNNKYSLVSVVCYYGQHYRCYAYSHEHKQWIMYDDKTVKVIGSWVNVLDSCERGHWQPQLLLFEAGTRNFAEPVACVSASV, from the exons ATGGGGAACAAGAAGAGAAATCTTGCGGCGCGTCCTAAACAATCGCCGGCGGCTTCACCGGCGGCGGTGACTAAGCAGGTTGTCGACGGAGCCGCCGGAACCGCTGATGGTTTAAGTCCAGACGAACTGGAGCCTACCCTGAGTCCCGATACCCCTAATCCTGTTTCTGAGAGTAAGATCGTATCGCCGAAGTCCGTTGAATCGGACGCTTCATCTGAAGCTAATGTCAGACTCGAGTGCGACCGAGCCCTCATGGCGCTTAGGCGCGGGAACCATACCAAAGCTCTAAGGTTGACGAAGGAACTATGTCAGCGGTACGAAAAGTCGGCTCATTTGGCGATTGTTTACAGAGTTCAAAGTACTGTATGTAGCAAGATGGCCTCCGTTATTGAAGACCAAAACGTCAAGTATCGGCATCTGAGGCGTGCAATTGAATCTGCTCGTAGAGCAGTTGAGTTGTCTCCAAACTCGATTGAGTTCGGGCATTTTTACGCCAACTTGATGTTTGAATCGGCCAATGAAGCAAAGGAGTATGAGGAGGTTGTGCGGGAATGTGAGCGTTTGCTGGCAATTGAAAACCCTGTCGATCCTGCTAAGGAGAGCTCGCAGGAGGACAGCCAAGAAAAGCTATCAACGCCAGAAGCTCGAATTGGTAATGTGCAGAATGAGATAAGACAGCTGATACAAAAGTCTAATATTGCCTCTATATCGTCCTGGATGAAGAATTTGGGAAATGGGGATGATAAATTTCGGCTTATTCCAATAAGGAGAATGACGGAGGACCCAATGGAGGGGAGATTGCCTCCAGCTAGGAGGCCCAATGAGATTAAGAAGGCCACCAAGACACAAGAAGAGCGGAGGAAGGAGATTGAAGTTAGAGTTGCTGCGGCTAGGTTGTTGCAGCAGAAGTCAGAGGTGCCTCAGTTGGAAATTGATGGAGACAAGACTGATAAGGGATTGGATTCACTTCCAGCATCTGGTCAGAGAACTGGCGATCGGCGGAAGTCAAGCAATACAAGGAAAAGTCAATCTTGTGCGGAAAACAGAGATTTTGTCAGGTCATTTTGGAATACCACCAGTATTGATAAGAAGAGAGACTTACTTAAGGTTGGGATCCTTGATATTAAATCCCATTTTGCTTGGTTGAAGGATGGCTTGGCAAATGATGTTTTATTAGAAGCCTTGTCTTTTACTGAGACTAATAGTGGTAGGAAGTGGAGTGTCCGGGTTTGTTGCAGGTGTAATGAGAGATTTGCTGATTCTGATTCGCACTTACATCACATTACGAAGGAGCACGTGGCAAGTCTTTTGCCTAAATTGAGGTCAATGTTGCCTGAAGAGGTTAATAATGAATGGATTGAGATGCTTCATAAGTGTTCTTGGAAACCTGTGGATGTGTCAGCTGCAGTTGAAATGGTTCAAAATCAAACAAAATGTAAAGATTCTGAATTTGTCAAGGATTGCACTTTGGGGAAAAATATGGGGGATTCTTCATCTGAGAAGGGAAATCAAAAGGATAGTCATTGTATTTCTGCTGCTGAGAGTGGTATCCATGAAAAAGTTACCAACATAGAGTCTGGACAATGTCCTGAGGCCAATGGGTCTATGGCGCACTCTTCTATTGCTGATAGCTGGCCTGTATCTGATGACTCTGAGCGTGCAAAACTTCTTGAAAGAATATCTGCTTTGTTTGAGGTGCTTGTCAGGAATAAATGTCTTGCAACAAGCCATCTTAAATGGGTGACACAATTTGCGTTTGATGAGTTGCAGAAAATGAACATAGGATTCCAGCTTCTTAACAATGGGGTGATGCAAACACCTATGTGCATTTGCTTTTTGGGAGTCTCCGAGCTTCAGAAAATGCTCAATGTCTTACAGGATTTATCTCATTCTTGTGGTTTAGGTAGAAATTCTGAGAAAAGTAGTATCATGGATGAGGCAAATATTGGTAGTAAATGTCTAGAGATTAAGGAGCTGCttgttctcagtgcagatgcATCATTTGTAGTTCTTGATGAATGTTTGTTATCAGATGAATCCACTCATGTTAGCAGTCATCATGATGCCACAGGCAAGGCTTCGGCCGGAGCTTCTGCAGTGGTCAGCAATGTGAATGATAGTGATCTAAATGATACCAGTGCTTTTCTGTCCTGGATTTATGCAGGTCCAACTAGTGGAGAAGAATTAGCATCATGGATGCgtgtaaaagaagaaaaagcaaGTGAAGGAATGGAAATACTCCAGATGATTGAGAAGGAATTTTATCAACTACAGAGCCTCTGTGAGCAAAAATGTGAGCATTTAAGCTATGAAGAAGCATTACAAGCAGTAGAAAATCTATGTGCTGAAGAAAATAGGAAGAGGAATGATTCCAGAGACTATGTCCATCAAAGTTTCGATTCTATTTTGAAGCAGCGGAGAGAGGAGCTGGAGAGTGACAATGATGGATTGACGCTCAGAAGCCGATTTGAATTAGATGCTATATTAAACATTATAAAAGAAGTAGAAGCTCCGAATGTCAATGAATTTGGCTATGAGGAAACATATTCTGGTTTGACATCTCAGTTATGTGATTTGGAATCTGGTGAAGACTATTTGCTCCGAGTGGAGAGTTGTATAGAAGCTTCAATCCGAAGACACAAAGAACATATACAAGTAGAG CTTAGCAAAACTGATGCAAAGTTAATGCGAAACGTTAATATCATGGAGCAGTTGAAACTTAAGCTTGGCTCTATTGCTGTCCATGATTATCACTCAATATTATTGCCTCTTGTGAAGTCGTACCTGAGG GCACATTTGGAGAAATTAGCTCAGAAGGATGCCACAGAAAAATCTGATGCTGCAAGAGAAGCATTTTTAGCAGAACTTGCTCTTGATGACTCTAAGAAGGTTGTCAGGGGGGGAAATGATAATTCGAGACACACTCAGGAGAAAACAAAGGATAAGAAAAAGAACAAGGAATCTAGGAAAGCCAAGCATTCAAAG GTTACTGGTGTTTCAGAGCCACGGATACATGATGATGAGATTGATAACCCAGT TCCCTTACCGGTTGCATGTGAGGTTGCATATGATGCTGATCATCCAACTTCTGAGGTCATTGTTTCTGTGGATGGTGATAGCTTAAAGCAGCAGGAAGAGGAACTCAGACGAAGAATTGAACTTGAAGCAGAGGAAAGAAAGCTTGAAGAAACTTTGGAGTTCCAAAGACGAATGGAGAATGAAGCTAAACAGAGGCACCTTGCCGAGCAACATAAAAAAGAAACATATCATGAGAAAGTGGAAGAGGCAATGCATGATGCAAGCTTGAAATTTGATTCTGTTGATTTAGATGCAAGTGAGCAATCTAAACCTTCAATGCAG GAGCACTTGGCAAGCAAGTCAGAGGATGTCCTCACGCCTCACCATTCTACATCACCTACCGCTCTTTGTACTCAAATGAGCAGAGATAATCAGGCCAAAGTTGGACAAG GAGGCCTTGCTAATGAGGGAATTACTGGGGATGGTTTTTTGCCTTCTGAACGacgaagaagagcaagaaaacAAAAGAGTTCTGTCAAAGTTTCTGATGGAAAGCATCAATTTTCGTCATCCCCAAGGGAAAGTGCTGAAGTTGGGAGTTCACTTACTGAGGGTGGTTTAAAAGAAGTCCATAGTAGCAGCA TTATGTCTGCACCTGGAGACGATGAAGCCAAGTCATTAGGACACCTACAAGCAGAAGACGATTTTGAAGAAAGGTTCCATGCTGATATTGAAAAGGCTATGCGCCAAAGCCTTG GTAAGTCTGCACCTGGAGACGATGAAGCCAAGTCATTAGGACACCTACAAGCAGAAGACGATTTTGAAGAAAGGTTCCATGCTGATATGAAAAAGGCTAAGCGCCAAAGCCTTG ACATATTTGAAGCACGGAAAAAGCTTCCCTCCGTTTCTACTAGTTCAAAGATGCTGCAAATGACTTCTGGAGAAGTAGATAGTGGGGGTGGTGTACCCAATGATGACCAAGTGGATAATGTGATCGAAGATAATAAAGTTGGTGCAGGATTGAAAAATGAAGTTGGTGAATATAATTGCTTTCTGAATGTAATTATACAG TCATTGTGGCACATTAGACGGTTTCGAGATGAATTCCTGCAGAAGACATCAGAGCATGTTCATATAGGTGATCCTTGTGTTGTTTGTGCTCTATATGAAATTTTTTCTGCCTTGAATGTTGCCTCCATTGATTCATGGAAAGAAGCAGTCGCTCCTACTTCTTTGAGAATAGCTTTGAGCAACCTATTTCCAGATAGTAATTTCTTCCAAGAG GCTCAGATGAATGATGCTTCTGAAGTATTGGGAGTGATATTTGATTGCCTTCACCGGTCATTTACTCCTGCTTCAAGCATTTCTGATACTAAATCAGTGGTAAATAGCTGGGAGGGGTCTTGGGATTGTGTGCGCAATACTTGTATTGTGCATTCCATTTTTGGAATGAACATTTCCGAAAGTATGGATTGCTACAATTGTGGAGTGGGGTCGAAGTTTCTCAAGTACACCACTTTCTTTCACAATATAAATGCCAGTGCGCTCCGGACAATGAAG GTCATGTGTGCTGAAAGCTCTTTCCAAGAGCTTTTAAAGTTTGTTGAGTTGAATCATCAGTCGCCATGTGATGCTGAGGCTGGAGGCTGTGGGAAGCTTAACTACATCAACCACATTCTCTCATCTCCACCACATGTTTTCACTGCGG TTCTTGGATGGCAAAACACTTCTGAGAGTGTTGATGATATTAGAGCAACATTATCGGCTCTTAACACTGACATAGATATCAGTGCCATTTATCGCGGTATAGGACTGAACAACAAATATAGCTTGGTTTCTGTG GTTTGTTATTATGGGCAACACTATCGTTGCTATGCATACAGTCACGAACATAAACAGTGGATTATGTATGATGATAAAACTGTCAAG GTAATTGGTAGCTGGGTTAATGTTCTTGATTCGTGTGAAAGAGGGCATTGGCAACCTCAACTCCTTCTATTTGAAGCTGGTACTAGAAATTTTGCAGAACCCGTCGCATGTGTAAGTGCATCTGTTTGA
- the LOC115709867 gene encoding uncharacterized protein LOC115709867 isoform X2 yields the protein MGNKKRNLAARPKQSPAASPAAVTKQVVDGAAGTADGLSPDELEPTLSPDTPNPVSESKIVSPKSVESDASSEANVRLECDRALMALRRGNHTKALRLTKELCQRYEKSAHLAIVYRVQSTVCSKMASVIEDQNVKYRHLRRAIESARRAVELSPNSIEFGHFYANLMFESANEAKEYEEVVRECERLLAIENPVDPAKESSQEDSQEKLSTPEARIGNVQNEIRQLIQKSNIASISSWMKNLGNGDDKFRLIPIRRMTEDPMEGRLPPARRPNEIKKATKTQEERRKEIEVRVAAARLLQQKSEVPQLEIDGDKTDKGLDSLPASGQRTGDRRKSSNTRKSQSCAENRDFVRSFWNTTSIDKKRDLLKVGILDIKSHFAWLKDGLANDVLLEALSFTETNSGRKWSVRVCCRCNERFADSDSHLHHITKEHVASLLPKLRSMLPEEVNNEWIEMLHKCSWKPVDVSAAVEMVQNQTKCKDSEFVKDCTLGKNMGDSSSEKGNQKDSHCISAAESGIHEKVTNIESGQCPEANGSMAHSSIADSWPVSDDSERAKLLERISALFEVLVRNKCLATSHLKWVTQFAFDELQKMNIGFQLLNNGVMQTPMCICFLGVSELQKMLNVLQDLSHSCGLGRNSEKSSIMDEANIGSKCLEIKELLVLSADASFVVLDECLLSDESTHVSSHHDATGKASAGASAVVSNVNDSDLNDTSAFLSWIYAGPTSGEELASWMRVKEEKASEGMEILQMIEKEFYQLQSLCEQKCEHLSYEEALQAVENLCAEENRKRNDSRDYVHQSFDSILKQRREELESDNDGLTLRSRFELDAILNIIKEVEAPNVNEFGYEETYSGLTSQLCDLESGEDYLLRVESCIEASIRRHKEHIQVELSKTDAKLMRNVNIMEQLKLKLGSIAVHDYHSILLPLVKSYLRAHLEKLAQKDATEKSDAAREAFLAELALDDSKKVVRGGNDNSRHTQEKTKDKKKNKESRKAKHSKVTGVSEPRIHDDEIDNPVPLPVACEVAYDADHPTSEVIVSVDGDSLKQQEEELRRRIELEAEERKLEETLEFQRRMENEAKQRHLAEQHKKETYHEKVEEAMHDASLKFDSVDLDASEQSKPSMQEHLASKSEDVLTPHHSTSPTALCTQMSRDNQAKVGQGGLANEGITGDGFLPSERRRRARKQKSSVKVSDGKHQFSSSPRESAEVGSSLTEGGLKEVHSSSIMSAPGDDEAKSLGHLQAEDDFEERFHADIEKAMRQSLGKSAPGDDEAKSLGHLQAEDDFEERFHADMKKAKRQSLDIFEARKKLPSVSTSSKMLQMTSGEVDSGGGVPNDDQVDNVIEDNKVGAGLKNEVGEYNCFLNVIIQSLWHIRRFRDEFLQKTSEHVHIGDPCVVCALYEIFSALNVASIDSWKEAVAPTSLRIALSNLFPDSNFFQEAQMNDASEVLGVIFDCLHRSFTPASSISDTKSVVNSWEGSWDCVRNTCIVHSIFGMNISESMDCYNCGVGSKFLKYTTFFHNINASALRTMKVMCAESSFQELLKFVELNHQSPCDAEAGGCGKLNYINHILSSPPHVFTAVLGWQNTSESVDDIRATLSALNTDIDISAIYRGIGLNNKYSLVSVVCYYGQHYRCYAYSHEHKQWIMYDDKTVKVIGSWVNVLDSCERGHWQPQLLLFEAGTRNFAEPVACF from the exons ATGGGGAACAAGAAGAGAAATCTTGCGGCGCGTCCTAAACAATCGCCGGCGGCTTCACCGGCGGCGGTGACTAAGCAGGTTGTCGACGGAGCCGCCGGAACCGCTGATGGTTTAAGTCCAGACGAACTGGAGCCTACCCTGAGTCCCGATACCCCTAATCCTGTTTCTGAGAGTAAGATCGTATCGCCGAAGTCCGTTGAATCGGACGCTTCATCTGAAGCTAATGTCAGACTCGAGTGCGACCGAGCCCTCATGGCGCTTAGGCGCGGGAACCATACCAAAGCTCTAAGGTTGACGAAGGAACTATGTCAGCGGTACGAAAAGTCGGCTCATTTGGCGATTGTTTACAGAGTTCAAAGTACTGTATGTAGCAAGATGGCCTCCGTTATTGAAGACCAAAACGTCAAGTATCGGCATCTGAGGCGTGCAATTGAATCTGCTCGTAGAGCAGTTGAGTTGTCTCCAAACTCGATTGAGTTCGGGCATTTTTACGCCAACTTGATGTTTGAATCGGCCAATGAAGCAAAGGAGTATGAGGAGGTTGTGCGGGAATGTGAGCGTTTGCTGGCAATTGAAAACCCTGTCGATCCTGCTAAGGAGAGCTCGCAGGAGGACAGCCAAGAAAAGCTATCAACGCCAGAAGCTCGAATTGGTAATGTGCAGAATGAGATAAGACAGCTGATACAAAAGTCTAATATTGCCTCTATATCGTCCTGGATGAAGAATTTGGGAAATGGGGATGATAAATTTCGGCTTATTCCAATAAGGAGAATGACGGAGGACCCAATGGAGGGGAGATTGCCTCCAGCTAGGAGGCCCAATGAGATTAAGAAGGCCACCAAGACACAAGAAGAGCGGAGGAAGGAGATTGAAGTTAGAGTTGCTGCGGCTAGGTTGTTGCAGCAGAAGTCAGAGGTGCCTCAGTTGGAAATTGATGGAGACAAGACTGATAAGGGATTGGATTCACTTCCAGCATCTGGTCAGAGAACTGGCGATCGGCGGAAGTCAAGCAATACAAGGAAAAGTCAATCTTGTGCGGAAAACAGAGATTTTGTCAGGTCATTTTGGAATACCACCAGTATTGATAAGAAGAGAGACTTACTTAAGGTTGGGATCCTTGATATTAAATCCCATTTTGCTTGGTTGAAGGATGGCTTGGCAAATGATGTTTTATTAGAAGCCTTGTCTTTTACTGAGACTAATAGTGGTAGGAAGTGGAGTGTCCGGGTTTGTTGCAGGTGTAATGAGAGATTTGCTGATTCTGATTCGCACTTACATCACATTACGAAGGAGCACGTGGCAAGTCTTTTGCCTAAATTGAGGTCAATGTTGCCTGAAGAGGTTAATAATGAATGGATTGAGATGCTTCATAAGTGTTCTTGGAAACCTGTGGATGTGTCAGCTGCAGTTGAAATGGTTCAAAATCAAACAAAATGTAAAGATTCTGAATTTGTCAAGGATTGCACTTTGGGGAAAAATATGGGGGATTCTTCATCTGAGAAGGGAAATCAAAAGGATAGTCATTGTATTTCTGCTGCTGAGAGTGGTATCCATGAAAAAGTTACCAACATAGAGTCTGGACAATGTCCTGAGGCCAATGGGTCTATGGCGCACTCTTCTATTGCTGATAGCTGGCCTGTATCTGATGACTCTGAGCGTGCAAAACTTCTTGAAAGAATATCTGCTTTGTTTGAGGTGCTTGTCAGGAATAAATGTCTTGCAACAAGCCATCTTAAATGGGTGACACAATTTGCGTTTGATGAGTTGCAGAAAATGAACATAGGATTCCAGCTTCTTAACAATGGGGTGATGCAAACACCTATGTGCATTTGCTTTTTGGGAGTCTCCGAGCTTCAGAAAATGCTCAATGTCTTACAGGATTTATCTCATTCTTGTGGTTTAGGTAGAAATTCTGAGAAAAGTAGTATCATGGATGAGGCAAATATTGGTAGTAAATGTCTAGAGATTAAGGAGCTGCttgttctcagtgcagatgcATCATTTGTAGTTCTTGATGAATGTTTGTTATCAGATGAATCCACTCATGTTAGCAGTCATCATGATGCCACAGGCAAGGCTTCGGCCGGAGCTTCTGCAGTGGTCAGCAATGTGAATGATAGTGATCTAAATGATACCAGTGCTTTTCTGTCCTGGATTTATGCAGGTCCAACTAGTGGAGAAGAATTAGCATCATGGATGCgtgtaaaagaagaaaaagcaaGTGAAGGAATGGAAATACTCCAGATGATTGAGAAGGAATTTTATCAACTACAGAGCCTCTGTGAGCAAAAATGTGAGCATTTAAGCTATGAAGAAGCATTACAAGCAGTAGAAAATCTATGTGCTGAAGAAAATAGGAAGAGGAATGATTCCAGAGACTATGTCCATCAAAGTTTCGATTCTATTTTGAAGCAGCGGAGAGAGGAGCTGGAGAGTGACAATGATGGATTGACGCTCAGAAGCCGATTTGAATTAGATGCTATATTAAACATTATAAAAGAAGTAGAAGCTCCGAATGTCAATGAATTTGGCTATGAGGAAACATATTCTGGTTTGACATCTCAGTTATGTGATTTGGAATCTGGTGAAGACTATTTGCTCCGAGTGGAGAGTTGTATAGAAGCTTCAATCCGAAGACACAAAGAACATATACAAGTAGAG CTTAGCAAAACTGATGCAAAGTTAATGCGAAACGTTAATATCATGGAGCAGTTGAAACTTAAGCTTGGCTCTATTGCTGTCCATGATTATCACTCAATATTATTGCCTCTTGTGAAGTCGTACCTGAGG GCACATTTGGAGAAATTAGCTCAGAAGGATGCCACAGAAAAATCTGATGCTGCAAGAGAAGCATTTTTAGCAGAACTTGCTCTTGATGACTCTAAGAAGGTTGTCAGGGGGGGAAATGATAATTCGAGACACACTCAGGAGAAAACAAAGGATAAGAAAAAGAACAAGGAATCTAGGAAAGCCAAGCATTCAAAG GTTACTGGTGTTTCAGAGCCACGGATACATGATGATGAGATTGATAACCCAGT TCCCTTACCGGTTGCATGTGAGGTTGCATATGATGCTGATCATCCAACTTCTGAGGTCATTGTTTCTGTGGATGGTGATAGCTTAAAGCAGCAGGAAGAGGAACTCAGACGAAGAATTGAACTTGAAGCAGAGGAAAGAAAGCTTGAAGAAACTTTGGAGTTCCAAAGACGAATGGAGAATGAAGCTAAACAGAGGCACCTTGCCGAGCAACATAAAAAAGAAACATATCATGAGAAAGTGGAAGAGGCAATGCATGATGCAAGCTTGAAATTTGATTCTGTTGATTTAGATGCAAGTGAGCAATCTAAACCTTCAATGCAG GAGCACTTGGCAAGCAAGTCAGAGGATGTCCTCACGCCTCACCATTCTACATCACCTACCGCTCTTTGTACTCAAATGAGCAGAGATAATCAGGCCAAAGTTGGACAAG GAGGCCTTGCTAATGAGGGAATTACTGGGGATGGTTTTTTGCCTTCTGAACGacgaagaagagcaagaaaacAAAAGAGTTCTGTCAAAGTTTCTGATGGAAAGCATCAATTTTCGTCATCCCCAAGGGAAAGTGCTGAAGTTGGGAGTTCACTTACTGAGGGTGGTTTAAAAGAAGTCCATAGTAGCAGCA TTATGTCTGCACCTGGAGACGATGAAGCCAAGTCATTAGGACACCTACAAGCAGAAGACGATTTTGAAGAAAGGTTCCATGCTGATATTGAAAAGGCTATGCGCCAAAGCCTTG GTAAGTCTGCACCTGGAGACGATGAAGCCAAGTCATTAGGACACCTACAAGCAGAAGACGATTTTGAAGAAAGGTTCCATGCTGATATGAAAAAGGCTAAGCGCCAAAGCCTTG ACATATTTGAAGCACGGAAAAAGCTTCCCTCCGTTTCTACTAGTTCAAAGATGCTGCAAATGACTTCTGGAGAAGTAGATAGTGGGGGTGGTGTACCCAATGATGACCAAGTGGATAATGTGATCGAAGATAATAAAGTTGGTGCAGGATTGAAAAATGAAGTTGGTGAATATAATTGCTTTCTGAATGTAATTATACAG TCATTGTGGCACATTAGACGGTTTCGAGATGAATTCCTGCAGAAGACATCAGAGCATGTTCATATAGGTGATCCTTGTGTTGTTTGTGCTCTATATGAAATTTTTTCTGCCTTGAATGTTGCCTCCATTGATTCATGGAAAGAAGCAGTCGCTCCTACTTCTTTGAGAATAGCTTTGAGCAACCTATTTCCAGATAGTAATTTCTTCCAAGAG GCTCAGATGAATGATGCTTCTGAAGTATTGGGAGTGATATTTGATTGCCTTCACCGGTCATTTACTCCTGCTTCAAGCATTTCTGATACTAAATCAGTGGTAAATAGCTGGGAGGGGTCTTGGGATTGTGTGCGCAATACTTGTATTGTGCATTCCATTTTTGGAATGAACATTTCCGAAAGTATGGATTGCTACAATTGTGGAGTGGGGTCGAAGTTTCTCAAGTACACCACTTTCTTTCACAATATAAATGCCAGTGCGCTCCGGACAATGAAG GTCATGTGTGCTGAAAGCTCTTTCCAAGAGCTTTTAAAGTTTGTTGAGTTGAATCATCAGTCGCCATGTGATGCTGAGGCTGGAGGCTGTGGGAAGCTTAACTACATCAACCACATTCTCTCATCTCCACCACATGTTTTCACTGCGG TTCTTGGATGGCAAAACACTTCTGAGAGTGTTGATGATATTAGAGCAACATTATCGGCTCTTAACACTGACATAGATATCAGTGCCATTTATCGCGGTATAGGACTGAACAACAAATATAGCTTGGTTTCTGTG GTTTGTTATTATGGGCAACACTATCGTTGCTATGCATACAGTCACGAACATAAACAGTGGATTATGTATGATGATAAAACTGTCAAG GTAATTGGTAGCTGGGTTAATGTTCTTGATTCGTGTGAAAGAGGGCATTGGCAACCTCAACTCCTTCTATTTGAAGCTGGTACTAGAAATTTTGCAGAACCCGTCGCATGT TTTTAG